In Elusimicrobiota bacterium, the following proteins share a genomic window:
- the pepF gene encoding oligoendopeptidase F has protein sequence MNRSRWTSLLLAMAILTSLSSTSGADERAGVPEKYKWNTADLYANEAAWTAQKDDIAARIPKLAEFQGKLGVSAEGFFTALSTLMDLDRDLARLQTYASMRSDEDTRENRPREMKQVSEDLVVKFVSAAAYLRPEVLALGEAKVRGFVAAEPRLKPYVPWLDDILRAAPHTMSAPEEKVAAEAAAMAQGASNVYNTFTNADMPYPEVTLSSGKKVRLDASAYTEYRAATDRGDRTKVFQAFWARHKDFERTLGTTLDAHVKTHVFDKIVHTFSSCLEAALFGSNVQPSVYTQLIADVHKNLPTLHRYLQLRKRMMGVDVLRYEDLYAPILKEIDLKYSPEEAKDLVLKAVAPLGPQYAADLQTSYENRWVDFMPTTGKKAGAYSTGAYGVHPYQLQNFTGSYEEVSTLAHESGHSMHTFLSDKHQPYPTHDYRIFVAEVASTLNENLLLHHMLTKTKDKDTRLFLLGSYLDGLRTTLFRQTLFAEFELRIHELSEKGEPLTGEKLTELYRGLLKEYYGDAAGVCKIDDLYGIEWAYIPHFYYDFYVYQYATSITASAQIAANMRADAAAKKPTTKSRDAYLKMLSSGSSKYPIELLKDAGVDMNTSGPFNAAIQEMNATMDEMEKLLAQKK, from the coding sequence ATGAACCGATCCCGCTGGACCTCCCTCCTCCTCGCTATGGCCATCCTAACCTCCCTGAGTTCGACGTCCGGCGCCGATGAGCGCGCCGGCGTCCCCGAGAAGTACAAGTGGAACACCGCCGACCTCTACGCGAACGAGGCGGCGTGGACCGCGCAGAAGGACGACATCGCCGCCCGCATCCCCAAGCTCGCCGAGTTCCAGGGGAAGCTGGGCGTCTCGGCCGAGGGCTTCTTCACGGCCCTCTCGACCCTGATGGACCTCGACCGCGACCTCGCGCGGCTGCAGACCTACGCCTCGATGCGCAGCGACGAGGACACCCGGGAGAACCGGCCCCGCGAGATGAAGCAGGTCTCCGAGGACCTCGTCGTGAAGTTCGTGTCCGCGGCGGCGTACCTGCGTCCCGAAGTCCTCGCCCTGGGCGAGGCCAAGGTCCGCGGCTTCGTCGCGGCCGAGCCGCGCCTGAAGCCCTACGTCCCGTGGCTCGACGACATCCTGCGCGCCGCGCCCCACACGATGAGCGCCCCCGAGGAGAAGGTCGCGGCCGAGGCCGCGGCCATGGCGCAGGGCGCCTCCAACGTCTACAACACCTTCACCAACGCGGACATGCCGTACCCCGAGGTGACGCTCTCCTCGGGCAAGAAGGTCCGCCTCGACGCCTCGGCCTACACCGAGTACCGAGCCGCGACCGACCGCGGCGACCGCACCAAGGTCTTCCAGGCGTTCTGGGCGCGCCACAAGGACTTCGAGCGCACTCTGGGGACGACGCTGGACGCCCACGTGAAGACGCACGTCTTCGACAAGATCGTCCACACGTTCTCGAGCTGCCTCGAGGCGGCGCTCTTCGGCTCCAACGTCCAGCCGAGCGTCTACACGCAGCTCATCGCGGACGTCCACAAGAACCTACCCACGCTGCACCGCTACCTCCAGCTGCGAAAGCGCATGATGGGGGTCGACGTGCTGCGCTACGAGGACCTCTACGCGCCGATCCTCAAGGAGATCGACCTCAAGTACAGCCCTGAGGAGGCCAAGGACCTCGTCCTGAAGGCCGTGGCGCCTCTGGGACCGCAGTACGCCGCGGACCTCCAGACGAGCTACGAGAACCGCTGGGTGGACTTCATGCCGACGACGGGCAAGAAGGCCGGCGCCTACTCGACCGGCGCCTACGGCGTGCACCCCTACCAGCTCCAGAACTTCACCGGGAGCTACGAGGAGGTCTCGACGCTGGCCCACGAATCCGGGCATTCGATGCACACCTTCCTCTCGGACAAGCACCAGCCCTATCCGACCCACGACTACCGCATCTTCGTGGCGGAGGTGGCCTCGACCTTGAACGAGAACCTGCTCCTCCACCACATGCTCACGAAGACCAAGGACAAGGACACCCGCCTCTTCCTGCTCGGGAGCTACCTCGACGGGCTGCGCACGACGCTCTTCCGGCAGACGCTCTTCGCCGAGTTCGAGCTGCGCATCCACGAGCTCTCGGAGAAGGGCGAGCCGCTGACCGGCGAGAAGCTCACGGAGCTCTACCGCGGCCTGCTCAAGGAGTACTACGGCGACGCCGCGGGAGTCTGCAAGATCGACGACCTCTACGGCATCGAGTGGGCCTACATCCCGCACTTCTACTACGACTTCTACGTCTACCAGTACGCGACGAGCATCACGGCCTCGGCGCAGATCGCGGCGAACATGCGGGCCGACGCCGCGGCGAAGAAGCCGACGACGAAGAGCCGCGACGCCTACCTCAAGATGCTCTCCTCGGGCTCGTCGAAGTACCCCATCGAGCTCCTCAAGGACGCCGGGGTGGACATGAACACCTCGGGCCCGTTCAACGCGGCCATCCAGGAGATGAACGCGACGATGGACGAGATGGAGAAGCTGCTGGCCCAGAAGAAATAG
- a CDS encoding hybrid sensor histidine kinase/response regulator gives MGQETQGLSGAALIVDDDPSILKFCRRALETTGLRVSTASKTAEAWELLGREEFDFVLTDIQLEDASAGVRFIEDLHARRPELDVVMMTGAPSLESALPSLRSGAFDYLVKPFKLDHLQNVARRLLELRRMRRELDREKALRRELEDAYAELRKVERVKTAILARVSHELRTPLSIAGMAAELLAGEAGGEGRKLAEQPRGALARLRGSVEDLLLFAHVAASGLEIERKETDLFKLLEEVVEENRPASAERNLSVELSMGGERRLLSADAGLLRQAFSRLLQNAVRFNHNDGSIRVRLEHSPEDTRVAFFNTGTEIPKEEQDRVFEGFYQVAEHMTRETGGMGVGLAMVRRIVEAHGGSVEIQSSSEGGTTFAVRFPAPPVRTV, from the coding sequence ATGGGACAGGAAACTCAGGGACTCTCCGGCGCGGCCCTCATCGTCGACGACGACCCCTCCATCCTCAAGTTCTGCCGGCGGGCCCTCGAGACGACGGGGCTGCGCGTATCGACGGCTTCGAAGACCGCGGAGGCCTGGGAGCTCCTCGGCCGAGAGGAGTTCGACTTCGTCCTGACCGACATCCAGCTCGAGGACGCCTCCGCGGGGGTGCGCTTCATCGAGGACCTTCACGCCCGCCGTCCGGAGCTGGACGTGGTGATGATGACCGGCGCGCCCTCGCTCGAGAGCGCCCTGCCGTCCTTGCGCAGCGGCGCCTTCGACTATCTCGTGAAGCCGTTCAAGCTCGACCATCTCCAGAACGTCGCGCGCCGCCTCCTGGAGCTGCGGCGCATGCGCCGCGAGCTCGACCGGGAGAAGGCGCTGCGCAGAGAGCTCGAGGACGCCTACGCCGAGCTGCGCAAGGTGGAGCGCGTGAAGACGGCGATCCTCGCTCGCGTGAGCCACGAGCTCCGCACGCCGCTCTCGATCGCGGGCATGGCCGCCGAGCTCCTCGCCGGCGAGGCGGGGGGGGAGGGGCGGAAGCTCGCCGAGCAGCCCCGGGGAGCGCTCGCGCGCCTGCGCGGGAGCGTCGAGGACCTGCTCCTCTTCGCGCACGTGGCCGCCAGCGGCCTCGAGATCGAGCGTAAGGAGACGGACCTCTTCAAGCTCCTCGAGGAGGTCGTCGAAGAGAATCGCCCGGCGAGCGCGGAGCGGAACCTGAGCGTGGAGCTCTCCATGGGCGGAGAGCGCCGCCTGCTCTCGGCCGATGCCGGGCTGCTGCGTCAGGCCTTCAGCCGCCTCCTGCAGAACGCGGTCCGCTTCAACCATAACGATGGGAGCATCCGGGTCCGGCTCGAGCATTCTCCGGAGGATACCCGCGTCGCCTTCTTCAACACGGGCACGGAGATCCCGAAAGAGGAGCAGGACCGCGTCTTCGAGGGCTTCTATCAGGTCGCGGAGCATATGACGCGCGAGACCGGCGGCATGGGCGTGGGCCTGGCCATGGTGCGCCGCATCGTCGAAGCCCACGGGGGGAGCGTCGAGATCCAGAGCTCCTCGGAGGGGGGGACCACGTTCGCCGTGCGGTTCCCCGCGCCGCCCG